The nucleotide sequence TCCAGCCCCAGCGCCTCGATCCGGTTCAGCAGGTCCTCCTGGGTCAGCAGGAAGGCCTTGGCCTTGAGCGCGCCGGCCTCGACATAGGCCACGATCTTCCAGTAGTCGCGCGGGATGGCGGTGCCGCGATAGACCGGGTCGTCGTCGCGGAACACCGGCCCGCCCAGCACCGAAACGCGCAGTTGCTCGACCTCCACCTCCTCCAGGATCGCATTCTCAAGCAGGCCCCAGAGGCCGTTCAGCCCGGACTGGTTGTAAGCCTCGTGCTGCGGCGCGATGTTGGTGAAGTAGAAGGATTCGCGGTTGGCCCTCGCCGCCTCCTCCGGCGTGCCCCAGACCAGGTCCTGGCGCCGGGCGATATGGCCGCGGTCGAGGCGGTTGGAGGCGTAGAGGGCGTCGCCGGTCTGCCATTTCGCGTCGACCAGCGGGTCGACCGTGAACTTCAGCCCGCTGCGGCTGAGCATGCGGATCTGGCCGCCATCGACGTTCCAGGCCACCCAGCGGGCCAGGCGGCGCGACTTGCTGAGCACCAGCGAGAAATGGGTGTGGCGGATCACGGGCGAACCGCCGACCTTCGCCGCGTCCGTCTCCTGCGCCCGCGACAGCGCCGGCATCGGCACGGTCCTGCCGCCCAGGAACTGCGGGTCGTAGCCGCCGCCGGTGGCCGCCGGAGCGGCCTGCGCCAGATCCGGCGGCGTCGGCTCGATCTCCAGCTTCTTGAACACGGCCTCGGCGCCGCAGGCGAGCGCGAAGTCGCCCTCGTCGGCCTCGGCGCCGTCGGCCTCGCCCCCGAAATGCAGGCCGAGCATGACGTCGGCCGGGTCGCCCTTGCCGTCGACGCCGAGCCAGACCGAGCCCGAATCGCCACCCTTGCTGATCTCGTCCTCCGCCGCCGGTCGGTCGGGGTCGGGGCCGATCTCGAAGCCGCCGATCCGCTTGAACCCGATCTGGTCGCCGTAGGACAGCTTCCCCGTGGTCTCGATCCGGGTGACGATGCCCCAGGTGACGCCTGTGGTGCGGCCGGACTTCACCACCCGGTCGCCGAGCTCCGGCCGGCCCAGGCGGGCGACCCTGACGCCGAGGTCGAGGATCTTCGGGTCGACCTCGCGGCCCTCGATCCGGGCGATGGCGCAGTCGCCGGCCAGGCCGAGATGGCTGCGCACCAGCACGCCGCAGCCGTTGCTCTCGATCCGGTTGTCGTCGAACGGCCCGGGCTGGACGACCGTGTCGCCCAGCCGGCCCTCCTCGCCGTGCAGCACGTGCCAGTTCGACAGGATGTGCGGCCGCCCCTCCTGCCGGTCGTAGACGATGCAGCCGAGGGTGCCGGCCGTGCCTGCGGGATGGCTGACGCTGATGCCCGGCACCAGCGGATCGCGGCGCAGCTTGCGCTCGTCCTTCACCACCTGCGGCACCAGCTGCCAGGACGGCTTGTAGCGCCGCTCGACCACGTCGGTCGGAATCGTGACGCCGTCGACCGTGATGCTCTTCGGCAGCGGCGGGATGCCCTCGTCCACCAGCGCCTGGGGCGCGGCCTTGCGGCCGACGGTGAACTGGATGCACAGCTCGCCGGTCGGCTTGCCGCCTTCGGGCTTCCGGCCGATCCCGACCGAGGTGACGTTCGGATGGTCGAGATAGAGGTCCGCGGCCTCGCGGGCGGCCTGCTTCAGGCGCTCCGGGTCGATTCCACGAGGCTCGGTCTTGCGGGCCATCAGGCGACTCCTGACATATCCTGTTGAGG is from Inquilinus sp. Marseille-Q2685 and encodes:
- a CDS encoding DNA/RNA non-specific endonuclease; this encodes MARKTEPRGIDPERLKQAAREAADLYLDHPNVTSVGIGRKPEGGKPTGELCIQFTVGRKAAPQALVDEGIPPLPKSITVDGVTIPTDVVERRYKPSWQLVPQVVKDERKLRRDPLVPGISVSHPAGTAGTLGCIVYDRQEGRPHILSNWHVLHGEEGRLGDTVVQPGPFDDNRIESNGCGVLVRSHLGLAGDCAIARIEGREVDPKILDLGVRVARLGRPELGDRVVKSGRTTGVTWGIVTRIETTGKLSYGDQIGFKRIGGFEIGPDPDRPAAEDEISKGGDSGSVWLGVDGKGDPADVMLGLHFGGEADGAEADEGDFALACGAEAVFKKLEIEPTPPDLAQAAPAATGGGYDPQFLGGRTVPMPALSRAQETDAAKVGGSPVIRHTHFSLVLSKSRRLARWVAWNVDGGQIRMLSRSGLKFTVDPLVDAKWQTGDALYASNRLDRGHIARRQDLVWGTPEEAARANRESFYFTNIAPQHEAYNQSGLNGLWGLLENAILEEVEVEQLRVSVLGGPVFRDDDPVYRGTAIPRDYWKIVAYVEAGALKAKAFLLTQEDLLNRIEALGLEPFRLYQLPIAELESRTGLDFGDLKAADDRAAPARPARGRRAAAEALPRVTLIESLADIEL